The Montipora capricornis isolate CH-2021 chromosome 3, ASM3666992v2, whole genome shotgun sequence genome window below encodes:
- the LOC138040961 gene encoding alpha-N-acetylgalactosamine-specific lectin-like, giving the protein MKALSILLLLLAVVTSRIAALDDAKLVEMYKQTFGAQCPSGWERFGRYCYLVSGSILSWDQARSYCRTRGGELVKINSAEENEFVLNLTQQRQPSLTLVWINLKWDSSANQFLWNDHSVPVYTNWASNEPNGKANEPCAHIYSSVGQVAGFWNDRPCSRLANTGLACKRLP; this is encoded by the exons ATGAAAGCATTGtccattcttcttcttcttcttgctgTCGTTACATCACGTATAGCAG CTCTTGACGATGCGAAACTGGTGGAAATGTATAAACAAACATTTG GTGCACAATGTCCTAGTGGCTGGGAAAGGTTTGGAAGATACTGTTATCTTGTGAGTGGATCTATCCTGTCATGGGACCAAGCAAGATCATACTGCAGAACACGAGGCGGAGAATTGGTCAAAATCAACAGCGCAGAAGAGAACGAGTTCGTACTGAACCTGACCCAACAGCGTCAGCCATCGTTGACACTGGTTTGGATCAACCTCAAATGGGACTCGAGCGCCAATCAATTCCTGTGGAACGATCACTCCGTTCCAGTCTACACGAACTGGGCTTCAAATGAGCCAAATGGAAAGGCCAATGAACCGTGTGCACACATTTACAGTTCAGTTGGACAGGTAGCAGGGTTTTGGAATGACCGCCCCTGTAGCAGACTAGCAAACACTGGGCTTGCATGTAAGAGACTTCCTTAG